Proteins encoded together in one Amblyomma americanum isolate KBUSLIRL-KWMA chromosome 1, ASM5285725v1, whole genome shotgun sequence window:
- the LOC144115059 gene encoding uncharacterized protein LOC144115059 yields the protein MSDNENASICFLWTTYNPCVENAVFEYMKEEAGSKELYILRTETLADDLSSCTVLGFLVNALRKRNAFVNRSTTVLSVPEHTQAIYLCAARVTLRESAKFETSIPQVHNADVAYRGRLSKSDVWQFEPECVQEYDEFLSHTNTVNSWQILQMFRDALEDDSTFAAQFANSVFLVYGPITEFGKECIELLSQGRKIRRIVTEAPLDMSANEVYNIEDVSVSSEVADVPEPDRSAVENLDSNTVAYMVFITNAFIRVLLNSSDELALATAMASPIVELPHDGFTRLKYLSLNEKTPMCETAISHVKRANLRGDSCAMPEDRPLKRYFCKLENFVKLLSDLQNTVEVFPTTNAASVIINTLVLRINKAAKRRGLVKQRVTHFKDELTRLARRFQDEEGTGKVDDAKDTVQGSATPKILQRLSDYLSTRRISCPRQQLIHNFGDYGTPLNIPEMVKYFRTPVSEDEDDDGYDVPLHERLAKNCQSDSEREYLSLLHAEAEKKNKRRSRRSKQKWEHDLYIPPKVYAVTDEAPLAELKSAGKKAAKRSLLADISGTKKKASDN from the coding sequence ATGAGTGACAACGAAAATGCAAGTATTTGTTTTTTATGGACTACTTACAACCCATGCGTTGAAAATGCAGTCTTTGAATACATGAAAGAAGAAGCGGGATCGAAGGAGCTATATATCTTGAGAACAGAGACATTGGCCGATGATCTGAGCAGCTGTACTGTCCTCGGGTTTCTCGTAAATGCGTTGCGTAAGCGCAATGCATTTGTCAACAGGAGCACAACTGTGCTGTCCGTACCGGAGCACACCCAGGCAATTTATCTGTGTGCGGCGCGTGTGACGCTAAGGGAAAGCGCCAAATTCGAAACGAGTATACCTCAAGTTCATAACGCAGACGTCGCTTATCGAGGGAGGCTGTCAAAGTCTGATGTGTGGCAGTTCGAGCCAGAGTGTGTGCAAGAATACGACGAGTTTCTCTCGCACACCAACACAGTGAACAGTTGGCAAATCTTGCAAATGTTCCGAGACGCTCTGGAAGATGATAGCACTTTTGCAGCCCAGTTTGCCAATTCGGTTTTTCTCGTGTATGGTCCGATCACAGAGTTTGGCAAAGAATGTATCGAGCTGTTGTCACAAGGCAGGAAAATAAGGCGCATCGTCACTGAAGCTCCTCTTGATATGAGTGCGAACGAAGTCTACAACATCGAAGATGTCAGCGTCAGCTCAGAAGTCGCCGACGTGCCTGAACCGGACCGCTCAGCTGTCGAGAACTTGGACTCCAACACTGTCGCTTACATGGTGTTCATCACAAACGCGTTCATCCGAGTCCTTTTAAACAGCAGTGATGAACTGGCGCTTGCCACAGCCATGGCGTCTCCCATTGTTGAGTTGCCGCATGACGGTTTTACTCGGCTCAAGTATCTCTCTCTGAATGAGAAGACGCCCATGTGTGAGACAGCGATTTCGCATGTAAAGCGGGCAAACCTGCGCGGCGACAGCTGCGCGATGCCCGAGGACCGCCCGCTTAAGCGCTACTTCTGCAAGTTAGAGAACTTCGTTAAACTGTTGTCCGACTTGCAAAATACAGTCGAGGTATTTCCGACGACGAATGCGGCTTCTGTCATCATAAACACCCTTGTACTTCGAATCAATAAGGCCGCTAAAAGACGTGGACTCGTCAAGCAGAGGGTTACTCATTTCAAGGATGAATTGACGCGACTGGCACGCAGGTTTCAAGATGAAGAAGGCACTGGAAAGGTGGATGATGCCAAGGACACAGTACAGGGGAGTGCTACGCCGAAGATACTACAACGCCTCTCTGACTACTTGTCAACACGTCGCATCAGCTGTCCGAGACAACAACTGATCCACAATTTTGGCGACTATGGAACCCCACTGAATATTCCTGAGATGGTGAAATATTTCAGGACACCAGTGTCTgaagatgaagatgatgatggcTATGACGTGCCATTGCACGAACGCCTTGCAAAAAATTGTCAGTCTGATAGTGAGAGAGAATATTTGTCTTTGCTGCATGCTGAggctgaaaagaaaaacaaaagaagaagTCGCCGTAGCAAGCAGAAGTGGGAACATGACCTCTACATCCCACCAAAAGTGTATGCTGTTACGGATGAAGCTCCACTGGCAGAACTGAAATCTGCAGGGAAGAAAGCTGCCAAGCGTAGCTTACTTGCTGATATAAGCGGTACTAAGAAAAAGGCTTCAGACAACTGA